The following proteins are co-located in the Microcystis wesenbergii NRERC-220 genome:
- a CDS encoding Rpn family recombination-promoting nuclease/putative transposase, which yields MKTDSLFYQIFLRFPDSFFDLIGQPQPGAANYQFTSQEVKQLSFRLDGLFIPLREDIQQPLYLVEVQFQADDTLYYRLFAELFLFLKQYQPPHPWQIVVIYPHRGVEREQSLHFGEILNLSSVRRIYLDELPQVSHPSLGIGVIKLVVESETAAVRTAQTLIERTREEITDQSSQRQLIDLIESIIIYKFPQKSREEIEAMFGLSDLKQTRVYQEALAEGEERGLQEGERLVVENLLRVRFGELDPPLQAIISRILQLSPEEFTPLLLHCSKQELLKRFPPEKSRGN from the coding sequence CGCAACCGGGAGCAGCAAACTATCAATTCACCTCCCAAGAGGTGAAACAACTCTCTTTCCGTCTCGATGGCTTATTTATACCACTCAGAGAAGATATTCAGCAACCCCTCTACCTAGTGGAAGTGCAGTTCCAAGCGGACGACACCCTCTACTATCGACTTTTTGCGGAATTGTTCCTATTTCTAAAACAATATCAACCACCTCACCCCTGGCAAATTGTTGTCATTTATCCCCATCGTGGGGTGGAACGGGAACAATCGCTACATTTTGGCGAAATCCTCAATTTATCGAGTGTTAGACGCATTTATCTCGATGAATTGCCCCAGGTGTCCCATCCCTCCTTAGGAATCGGTGTGATTAAATTAGTAGTAGAGTCGGAAACGGCAGCGGTGAGGACTGCTCAAACCCTAATCGAGCGCACCAGAGAAGAAATCACCGACCAGTCCAGTCAACGGCAGTTAATTGACCTAATCGAAAGTATCATCATTTACAAATTCCCCCAGAAAAGTCGCGAGGAAATTGAAGCTATGTTTGGACTAAGTGATTTAAAACAGACGAGAGTCTATCAAGAGGCGCTGGCCGAAGGAGAAGAACGGGGTCTGCAAGAGGGGGAACGTCTGGTGGTGGAAAACCTGCTCCGAGTCCGTTTTGGTGAGTTAGACCCACCACTGCAAGCTATTATCAGCCGGATTTTACAACTGTCTCCGGAAGAATTTACTCCTTTACTTCTCCATTGTTCTAAGCAGGAACTCTTAAAGCGATTTCCCCCAGAAAAGTCGCGAGGAAATTGA
- a CDS encoding DUF4214 domain-containing protein yields the protein MTVDQNSIVGLYVIYFNRSPDPAGLTFWQSQDVTIEEIAAQFGASPEAKALYPFLAAPTLGDPAAFINEIYQNAFGRDADEAGLEFWLGVLEQDSSPEAVAEFVLAVAQGAQGTDFTTLQNRADIALQFTQEAVNASIPFTPSLFATSSQIIDTVTFTDESVADAEAAINQAIIDIIGGGTGTTFTLLDNGAVLTAAANSKVAPEGKFLSTANDKVSALTFLEGSFIQDPSTSDNDVLTAQIVLDVKPAIENIETIQFSGAANASVALAGISKAKQVQVVKGDLIIKDANNYAIDLVAGYASNLTLQEGVGVLGKDLTVNLNGTTAGASIAANLNDKSKVNLVVKADSVLSNADTTLNTLQLNQTQSNFVITGDKNLTIDGKIDVFDGTNRLDATDFTGKLTLNLGKNSDIKQIVGGKSDDTFTLTAEVDQINGVNLNGNEGSDTLTVKVGATAAALNGVTNVETIIFKEDTAANTTIDTKDTLVASGATLTVDASSFTTKTLTFNGTLETNGSFKITGGALADVLKGGEKNDTLTGGGGTDQLTGNGGNDQFVLNKAIATSAVTVKDFKTEANNNDIFALSNAAFAGAPAVGATLTVSAVAGATNSANTILVDNTGNLAGANLSNVRFGYDTTINKLFYDADGNFGAGSILIAESTNALTLAGGLSGGNFTIVA from the coding sequence ATGACTGTAGATCAAAATTCCATCGTCGGCTTGTACGTCATCTACTTCAACCGTTCCCCTGATCCCGCAGGTCTTACCTTTTGGCAGAGCCAAGATGTAACCATAGAGGAGATAGCAGCCCAGTTCGGTGCCTCCCCAGAGGCTAAAGCCCTTTACCCCTTCTTGGCGGCCCCCACCCTAGGCGACCCAGCAGCATTTATTAATGAAATTTATCAGAACGCCTTTGGTCGTGATGCCGATGAGGCAGGACTAGAGTTCTGGTTAGGAGTTCTTGAACAGGATAGCTCTCCCGAAGCAGTGGCGGAATTTGTCCTCGCAGTGGCCCAAGGAGCGCAAGGAACCGACTTCACCACCCTTCAGAATCGTGCTGACATAGCTCTGCAATTTACCCAAGAAGCTGTTAATGCGAGCATTCCTTTCACCCCTTCCCTATTTGCCACCTCATCGCAAATCATCGACACGGTGACTTTCACCGACGAGAGCGTTGCCGATGCTGAAGCAGCCATCAATCAGGCGATCATTGACATTATCGGTGGTGGCACAGGCACTACCTTCACCTTGCTAGATAATGGAGCCGTACTGACAGCTGCCGCTAACAGCAAAGTCGCTCCCGAAGGTAAGTTTCTCAGTACAGCCAATGATAAGGTTAGTGCTTTGACATTCTTGGAAGGTAGTTTCATTCAAGACCCTAGCACCAGTGACAACGACGTGCTGACCGCCCAGATTGTTCTGGATGTCAAGCCAGCCATCGAAAACATCGAGACCATCCAATTCTCTGGTGCTGCTAATGCTTCCGTCGCACTGGCAGGCATTAGCAAAGCCAAACAAGTACAGGTGGTCAAAGGTGATTTAATAATCAAGGATGCTAACAACTACGCCATTGATCTTGTGGCTGGTTACGCCAGCAATCTCACCCTACAAGAGGGTGTCGGTGTACTTGGCAAGGATCTCACCGTTAACCTGAACGGGACAACTGCCGGTGCCTCGATCGCGGCCAACTTAAATGATAAAAGCAAGGTCAACCTAGTCGTTAAAGCTGACAGTGTCCTGTCTAACGCTGATACAACCCTGAATACCCTTCAACTCAATCAAACCCAGAGCAACTTCGTCATTACTGGGGACAAGAACCTAACCATTGACGGCAAGATCGATGTATTTGACGGGACTAATCGACTGGATGCCACTGACTTTACTGGGAAACTGACCCTGAATCTGGGCAAAAACAGTGATATAAAACAGATTGTCGGCGGCAAAAGCGATGACACCTTCACCTTGACGGCAGAAGTAGATCAGATTAATGGTGTTAACCTCAATGGAAACGAGGGCAGTGACACCTTAACTGTTAAAGTTGGAGCCACTGCTGCTGCTCTTAATGGTGTTACCAACGTTGAGACGATTATCTTTAAAGAAGACACCGCCGCTAACACCACAATCGACACTAAGGACACGCTTGTGGCAAGTGGTGCAACTTTAACTGTTGATGCTTCTTCCTTCACCACCAAAACCTTAACCTTTAATGGTACCCTTGAAACCAATGGTTCCTTCAAGATTACTGGTGGTGCATTAGCCGATGTCCTGAAAGGCGGTGAAAAGAACGACACCCTTACTGGTGGCGGTGGTACTGATCAACTAACTGGTAACGGTGGTAATGACCAGTTCGTCTTGAATAAAGCCATCGCCACCAGTGCCGTGACGGTCAAGGACTTCAAGACAGAAGCAAATAATAACGATATATTCGCCCTAAGTAATGCCGCCTTTGCCGGCGCTCCGGCAGTGGGAGCCACCTTGACGGTTAGTGCTGTAGCGGGTGCAACTAACAGTGCTAATACAATCCTCGTGGATAACACAGGAAACCTTGCTGGTGCTAACTTGAGCAATGTGCGCTTTGGTTACGACACAACTATCAACAAGTTGTTCTACGATGCTGATGGTAACTTCGGGGCTGGTTCTATTCTTATTGCGGAAAGTACGAATGCGCTCACTTTGGCGGGGGGTTTAAGTGGCGGCAACTTTACTATCGTCGCTTAA